One window of the Pieris brassicae chromosome Z, ilPieBrab1.1, whole genome shotgun sequence genome contains the following:
- the LOC123718687 gene encoding protein grindelwald produces the protein MAQLACMLAMAGAASAQLTLDGIRCGQLTCQLDEYCSPETNRCAPCAIVCNKTHHNFDSGLCIKECQGYLLDMRYMRRSDTASPPSDMNGMQRQAQTALIVSCVTLAMLLLVLIIICRGRLSWRHIKQKLQPSKNRVKQYPTDLTHHNPHAEMPKPKPDLKLEIRNPEPPKRQPLNVRDLDARTQTDKSLGATTPKTMSTAVSNRHPAEDTTLDFSYDNMGMNVTPPEQAASHKF, from the exons ATGGCACAATTGGCTTGCATGCTCGCGATGGCTGGTGCGGCGTCAGCGCAACTCACGCTTGATGGCATCCGTTGCGGACAGCTCACTTGTCAGTTAGACGAATATTGTTCACCGGAAACCAATAGATGTGCACCATGCGCCATTGTTTGCAACAAAACGCACCACAACTTCGACTCTGGGCTTTGCATCAAGGAATGTCAAG GATACCTCCTGGATATGCGGTACATGCGACGGAGTGACACGGCATCTCCACCTTCTGACATGAACG GTATGCAACGTCAGGCGCAAACTGCTTTAATTGTAAGCTGTGTCACGTTGGCTATGCTGCTGCTGgttcttattataatttgccGAGGTCGTCTCTCGTGGAGACACATAAAGCAAAAACTACAGCCTTCTAAG aatcGCGTCAAGCAATATCCAACTGATTTAACACACCATAATCCACACGCAGAAATGCCGAAACCGAAACCAGACTTGAAATTGGAAATACGAAATCCCGAGCCGCCGAAACGACAACCTTTGAACGTAAGAGACCTGGACGCTAGAACTCAGACCGATAAAAGTCTGGGAGCTACAACTCCGAAGACCATGAGTACAGCGGTTAGCAATAGACACCCGGCTGAAGACACCACCCTGGACTTTTCGTACGATAATATGGGCATGAATGTGACCCCACCCGAGCAAGCAGCGAGCCACAAATTCTGA